A genomic segment from Desmospora activa DSM 45169 encodes:
- a CDS encoding sortase, translating to MAQAWQGEAKKTIPSTPTPSPVPKLEMAPEEIEIGPSDSQYSDIEFKRNTAPLESAEPSIGETKAALHETGITWSDRPKEGEKIGTLSIPAIEVEIPIWEGVGDKELRKGVGHHPTPALPGEGDTAALAGHRETAFRDGKKIKEGDEMVVQTDEGTFTYQVRKIWIADADDRTVVASTGEPILRVYSCWPLSALFSGYAPERIVWEAELTHVEVE from the coding sequence ATGGCCCAAGCTTGGCAGGGAGAAGCAAAGAAAACCATTCCTTCCACCCCTACACCTTCACCAGTTCCAAAGTTAGAGATGGCTCCCGAGGAGATCGAAATAGGCCCTTCCGATTCCCAATATTCGGATATTGAATTTAAGAGGAATACAGCGCCGTTAGAGAGTGCTGAACCGAGTATTGGAGAGACGAAGGCAGCCTTACATGAAACCGGCATTACGTGGTCGGATCGCCCCAAGGAAGGGGAAAAAATCGGAACCCTATCAATCCCGGCGATTGAGGTAGAAATCCCGATCTGGGAAGGAGTTGGGGATAAGGAACTTCGCAAAGGAGTTGGACATCACCCAACGCCAGCCCTCCCTGGAGAAGGGGATACCGCAGCCCTTGCCGGTCACCGCGAAACCGCCTTTCGCGATGGTAAGAAGATCAAAGAAGGCGATGAAATGGTGGTACAAACCGATGAGGGAACCTTTACTTACCAGGTTCGGAAAATATGGATCGCAGATGCGGATGATCGGACAGTTGTTGCCTCCACGGGAGAGCCGATCTTGCGGGTATATAGCTGCTGGCCGTTATCTGCTCTCTTCAGCGGATACGCACCCGAGCGAATCGTCTGGGAGGCTGAATTAACGCACGTTGAAGTCGAATAA